A genomic stretch from Mya arenaria isolate MELC-2E11 chromosome 10, ASM2691426v1 includes:
- the LOC128206211 gene encoding uncharacterized protein LOC128206211 produces the protein MFFYLIVAYCACAVSGYEYFRDRIPNGHSVPHPCDSTQMWNGVGHETQEGGTPRNSFGLDWKANGASWGETICKMDSDGDGRTNGEELGDPGCTWTIGGTPSNTASSHPGICEPLDSQMCAGKNNFLDCGNQGFQCEAINQPDVFNISISFAPNTTVPAQETTYMCQVFDLPEVATSGAYHLIAAVPNIVNPAVAHHMIIRGCIKDAATTDQHKAAPYQCFMGDQIGCDDIIAIWAVGSTGLCLPDEIGFAVGVGGYTQVSFEIHWDNQLLLDSYVDNSGFTLFLTPNRRANNAGIFMIGQNALQIPPQQQAYSVSGRCSGSCADTIYADNHTEIKIAGAFNHMHYAGSAMLSQVYDPATGALTDLGRDTTYDFNAPIFYIFDEAVTVSRRHELNVTCTFNTMSRTEVTYSGESTTEEMCYTFLLYYPKEALTETQCTQSGDYDDCLRQNCEEQASDFGVRVWTACSLTKCLDTCKDIAMEAEKHPCYSGSRRQELLEYADKSGDVNTAVLIYGLFTRLESCKTEIANDRCRANWDKPDVSVAVSTYVTSVAAILTVAVAHFV, from the exons AT GTTCTTCTACCTTATCGTTGCgtattgcgcatgcgcagtaaGTGGGTACGAGTATTTTCGGGACCGTATTCCAAATGGACACAGCGTTCCTCATCCATGTGACTCTACACAAATGTGGAACGGGGTTGGGCATGAAACTCAGGAAGGGGGTACGCCAAGGAACTCGTTTGGACTAGATTGGAAAGCCAATGGAGCT TCCTGGGGTGAGACTATCTGCAAAATGGATTCTGATGGAGATGGGCGGACGAATGGAGAAGAGCTGGGCGACCCTGGATGCACGTGGACCATAGGAGGCACCCCTTCCAACACTGCCTCCTCGCATCCGG GGATTTGCGAGCCCCTCGACAGCCAAATGTGTGCCGGGAAAAACAATTTTCTGGACTGTGGAAATCAAGGGTTCCAGTGTGAAGCAATCAATCAGCCAG atgttttCAACATCAGTATCTCGTTTGCCCCGAACACCACTGTGCCTGCCCAGGAGACGACGTATATGTGTCAAGTATTTGACCTACCGGAAGTAGCGACATCGGGAGCATATCATCTCATAGCGGCCGTTCCAAATATTGTCAACCCGGCCGTGGCTCATCACATGATCATTCGCGGATGCATAAAAGATG CCGCAACAACAGATCAACATAAGGCGGCTCCTTATCAGTGTTTCATGGGCGACCAGATTGGATGCGACGATATCATCGCCATCTGGGCTGTTGGTAGTACCGGCTTGTGCCTTCCCGACGAAATTGGATTCGCCGTCGGTGTCGGCGGGTATACGCAAGTCTCTTTTGAG ATTCATTGGGATAATCAGCTGCTTTTGGATAGCTACGTGGACAATTCTGGGTTTACTCTGTTCCTCACTCCAAACAGGCGGGCAAACAATGCCGGAATATTCATGATTGGCCAAAATGCACTTCAAATTCCACCACAACAGCAGGCGTACAGTGTTTCCGGGCGTTGTAGTGGCTCATGCGCGGACACCATATACGCTGACAATCATACGGAGATCAAGATTGCGGGAGCGTTCAATCATATGCATTATGCAG GCTCGGCCATGTTGTCGCAGGTGTATGACCCGGCTACCGGTGCGCTGACCGACCTTGGAAGGGATACAACCTACGACTTTAACGCACCTATTTTTTACAT ATTCGACGAGGCGGTGACGGTTAGTCGTCGTCATGAACTCAATGTTACCTGCACGTTCAACACGATGTCAAGAACGGAAGTGACGTATTCCGGGGAATCAACCACTGAGGAGATGTGTTACACTTTCCTGCTGTACTATCCAAAGGAGGCCCTTacagaaa CTCAGTGTACGCAATCTGGAGATTACGACGACTGTTTGAGACAGAATTg TGAGGAGCAGGCCTCAGATTTTGGTGTACGGGTTTGGACCGCTTGCAGCCTCACAAAATGTCTGGACACCTGCAAAGATATTGCCATGGAAGCAGAAAAGCACCCTTGTTATTCAG GAAGCCGGAGACAAGAGTTGCTAGAATATGCGGATAAGTCTGGAGACGTCAACACAGCCGTTTTAATCTATGGATTATTCACGCGCCTAGAAAGCTGTAAAACAGAGATCGCGAACGACCGATGCCGTGCTAATTGGGACAAGCCGGACGTCAGCGTCGCTGTTTCAACCTACGTAACGTCAGTTGCAGCCATTCTGACAGTTGCTGTGGCTCATTtcgtttaa